atgctttggtgatctccatcaGGATCGCCAACGCTCAGGTCAAAAGGGTAATGGTCGACACTGGGAGCTCCACCGATGTGCTATGCCTCAACACCTTCAAGAAGCTTGGCTTAACTAATGAGGATTTCACCCCCATGAACTCGGCGCTCACCGGATTCATCGGAGATTCCATCTCCCCACTCGAGACCACCACCCTCCCTGTCACCATTGGGGAAGAGCCAAGAGCCAAGACGATAATGGCTATCATCATGGTAGTCGACCTACGCTCAACCTACAACATCATCCTCGGCCGCCCGACCCTCAACAAGCTGAAAGCAGTAGTTTCCACCTACCACCGGGCCATCAAATTTTCAACTTTGGCAAGGGTTGGGGAATCCCGAAGTGATCCGAGAGAATTAAGGCAGTGCTACCTTACGGCGGTTACTCTCCTGGAGAGGTCACACCCCCATCAAGCCCCAGATCCCCGTGAAGAATGCATGACACCAATGCACTTGGAGCCCCCTGAGCAACTCACCGAAGTACCTCTAAAGAGGAACCGACCTGATTTGACCATGAAAATCGGGACGACACTGCCCGAAGCAAAATAGCTTCAGCTCATCGATTTCCTAAAGGAAAATGCCGATGTGTTTGCATGGTCCTCCAAGGAGATGCCCGGAATCGACCTAGGGGTGACCCAGAACCACCTCCACATCCACCCTGAGGCTAGGCTTGTGAAGCAAAAGCTAAGGAAGTTCGCTCCCGACCGACAGAAGGCGATTAGCAACGAGGTCGACTGCCTTAAAGAGGCAGGATTTATAACCGAGGTGAAATACCCCCGCTGGTTGTCGAATGTAGTCCTCATTAAGAAACCCAATGGAAGctagaggatgtgtgttgactacaccgatcTCAACCGAGCATGCCCCAAAGATTGCTATCCACTCCCGAGAATAGACCAGCTGGTCGATGCCACCACAGGCTACGAACTCCTTATATTTATGGACAcattctcgggctacaaccaGATTCGGATGGCACCATAAGACCAAGAGAATGTTGCCTTCATCACCGATAGAGGAGTGTATTGCTACAAAGTGATGCCTTTCGGCCTAAAAATGCTGGGGTGACTTACTAAAGAATGGTCGACCAGCTATTCAAGTAATAGCTCAggaggaacatggaagtgtaCGTAGATGACATGATCATAAAGAGCAAGACCGCAAGCACACATATGGCCGGCCTGGCGGAGACATTCCAAACGCTCAGGCGGTTCAACATGCGCCTAAATATCTCGAAGTGCATCTTCGGGGTCAGCTCGAGAAAATTCCTCGAGTTTGTCATCCACCAGAGAGGAATAGACACCAACCCGGAAAAGGTTCGGGCCATAACAGAGATTTAGCCTCCCCGCTCGATTAAGGAGGTGTAGTGCCTCACCAGCGCTCGGCCGGTTCGTGTCGCGATCAGGCGACAAGTGCCTTCCCTTCTTTCGGGCTATTCAATAGGCCGACAGCTTTGCGTGGACCTCGGAATGTTAGGAAGCCTTCGAGAAGCTAAAGGCATGCCTTGCTCGATTGCCCcgactcgcctcacccgagctgGACGAGGTCCTCGGTCTTTACCTAGCAGCTTCGGCACAGGCGGTCAGCTCAGTGCTAATTCAAGAAGTGCCACCGACACAACAACTTGTCATTATGTCAGCCATGTTCTCATCAGGCCTGAAGTATGGTATTCCCTGATCGATAAGCTAACCCTCGCACTAATGAAAATGGCCCGAAAGCTGCGACCATAATTTTAGGCCCAAACGATCAAAGTGATAGCCGACCAACCATTATGGCAAATCCTCTCCAAGTTCGATGCATTGGGTCAGATACTGTGATGGTTGGTCGAGCTCGGCAAATTTGACATTCAATACGCCCCCAGAACGGCCATCAAAGCCCAAGTATTAGTCGACTTCATCTCCGAACTAAATCCTAAAGATCATTCTGTTGAACAGGAGCACAGCAAGGGCATGTGGACCCTGCATGTGGATTGCTCGGCCATCGTCGAGGTGACCAGGGTCGGACTTATCCTCAAAAGCCCGTCTAGAGAAACCTACGAAAGATCATTCCGATTACAATTCCAAGCGACCAATAATGAGGCCAAGTACGAGGCACTACTCCACAGACTGCGCCTCACCCTGGAGATGCATGTGGGTGACCTTGAGGTTTTCAACGAGTCCCAGCTGGTGATGGGACACATCAATAGGAGCTACGAAGCCTGAGATCCAACGATGGTGCAATACCTAACAGAAACAAGATGTCTCACCCGTCGCTTCAACTGCCTCTCGATCACAAGGATACCTCGGGCGCAGAACGTGCAGGCTGATGCTTTGGCCAGGTCGACCTCTGCTCATAGCCAGGAAGCAATCCTAGCAACTAAATCTATAATGGTCCC
Above is a genomic segment from Musa acuminata AAA Group cultivar baxijiao chromosome BXJ3-4, Cavendish_Baxijiao_AAA, whole genome shotgun sequence containing:
- the LOC135636380 gene encoding uncharacterized protein LOC135636380; this encodes MGLRPSRFFWSLIEKPPVTIPEMLQCANQYIAAKALMAGRSEDNKRPRMEQARGATSIREKGLLCQPNPLKATHKDCSKYCMFHRDYSHDTEDCRDLQNQIEELIRRSHLRRYLKELGEATPCPRGPVERQIDVIIGRPTTGSNSSTARKAYARDTMEKCPRPKFEPEITFGTEEVKRSHYDDALVISIRIANAQVKRVMVDTGSSTDVLCLNTFKKLGLTNEDFTPMNSALTGFIGDSISPLETTTLPVTIGEEPRAKTIMAIIMVVDLRSTYNIILGRPTLNKLKAVVSTYHRAIKFSTLARVGESRSDPRELRQCYLTAVTLLERSHPHQAPDPREECMTPMHLEPPEQLTEENADVFAWSSKEMPGIDLGVTQNHLHIHPEARLVKQKLRKFAPDRQKAISNEVDCLKEAGFITEVKYPRWLSNVVLIKKPNGS
- the LOC135636382 gene encoding uncharacterized protein LOC135636382, producing MEVYVDDMIIKSKTASTHMAGLAETFQTLRRFNMRLNISKCIFGVSSRKFLEFVIHQRGIDTNPEKEHSKGMWTLHVDCSAIVEVTRVGLILKSPSRETYERSFRLQFQATNNEAKYEALLHRLRLTLEMHVGDLEVFNESQLVMGHINRSYEA